The following nucleotide sequence is from Catonella massiliensis.
GGTGTTTGTATTTTTTACCATGTCGGTATTAATTTTTGCTCTGTATAATGCAATCCCGGGAGATCCGGCAATGATGCAGGTATCAAGTCAGAGAGATAAGCTCAAACCGGAACAGTTTGAGAAGGTGTACCAAAACATGCGAAAGCAGATGGGGCTTGATGATCCGGCACCGGTAAGATACGGAAAGTGGATTAAGTCGGTTGTTACTCTTCAGTTCGGTGATTCAATCATATATAAAAAGCCGGTTACTGATGTAATAACTGAGCCGATGAAGAATACCATCTTTCTGAATCTCTTGGTAACGTTTTTTGCGCTTGGCATAACGATACCGTTAGGTATATACTGTGCGGTGAAGAAATTCTCGAAATTCGATACGGTGGTGCAAGTCCTTACTATCATAGGGTATAGCTTGCCGGTGTTTATATTCGCGCTTATCATTATCTATGTGTTTGCGGTGCAGCTTCGGTGGTTCCCGGTTTCGGGTATGAACACGCCGAATATCAAGGGTGGTGCTATGGTGCTCTTCCTTGATAGAGTTAAATATATGGTACTTCCTACTATGGTACTTACGCTTGCTTCCCTTGGTGGTATGACAAGATATGTAAGAGCCGCTATGATAGATGCGCTTCGTATGGATTATATAAGAACTGCAAGGGCGAAGGGACTTCGTGAAAGAGTTGTTATCTACTCACACGCTTGGAGAAATGCACTCCTTCCTATCATAACACTTATCATAAGCTGGTTTATAGGTATATTCTCAGGCTCAATTATTACTGAGTCTATATTCGCACTTAACGGTATGGGACGTATCTACCTTAAGGCACTTAACGGTCTTGATTACAATCTTGCGATGGGTGTTCAGATGTTCTATATTGTGGTATCTCTGGTTGGTAACCTTATTATTGACCTTAGTTATGGTATAGTTGATCCACGTGTAAGAATAACAAAATAGTAAGGAGGAGAACATGTCAGATAACAATAAGAAAAAACGCGCCTCCTTGCTTGCGAGGCTGTTCATGCCAAGAAATGGCATTGAAGAAAAAGATGTAGATATTTTTAAGGAAGAACAGATGCAGTCGCCTGGAAGGACGATTATCAAGAATTTCGTTTCAAATAAGCTCTCTATGGGCGGACTCATTGTGTTCTTATGTATATTTGCTTTCGTGCTTATAGGCCCGCTTTTCTTCATACAGGACCTTTCATATGAGGAGAGTACACAGATAAATCTTGCGCCGGGTCTTGATATGATGAGCGTGCCTAAGGGCCTTCAGGGAAAGGTTTCTGACATAGCAATCGGCTCAAGTTTCTCAGCAGGCGTAAGCAAGACAGGCGGTCTTTATGTGTGGGGTAAGACACAGGTTCTCCCTACTATTAACCTAAGTACCTTTCCTAAGGAAGTAAGGGGCAAGAAGTTTGTTAAGGTAGCAGCGGGTGTAGACCACATAGTTGCACTTACAGATGATGACCAGCTCGTTGCTTGGGGTAACCCAAGACTTAATCAGACAAAGATTAATCCTGATATTAAAAATGACAGCGGTAAGATTGTTCAGATTGCTGCAGGTTATCAGATTACAGGTGTATTAAAGGACAACGGAAATGCCTTTCTTTTTGGTAATACTTCTGTAAATGATGCAAAAATCAGACGTAAGTATCAGGGAAGCCTTGCTAAGCTTGCCTTCACTTCAGATGCACTTATCGGACTTACTAAGGCTGGTGAGGTAGTTTATCTTGGCTCAAACGACTCTTCGGTTTCTAAAATACCTGAGGAGTTAAAAAGTGGTGGAGTCAAGGATATAGCTGCTTCAGGCTTTACTGCAGCTGCGCTTAAAGAAGATGGTAAAGTTGTGGTTTGGGGCAACTTAAAGAATGGTGAAGACAAAGTTCCTGAGACTAAATCAAAGATTGTTTCATTACAGGGCGGACGTTATCATTATACAGCTGTATTGGAAGATGGCTCGGTTATTGCTTGGGGTAAGAATAACTTCGGTCAGGCAAATGCGCCTTCCATCAAAAACGTTACACAGGTATTTTCAGGATATTATCAGAACTACGTTCTTACAAAGGACGGCAAGGTAACTACCTTCGGTCTTAAGGGATACCTCTTAGGTACTGATGAACTTGGAAGAGACTTGCTTAATCGTATAGTAAACGGTGGTAGAATGACGATGACCATGGGTGCGGTTGCAGTTATCATTTCCGTAATCATTGGTGTAATTGTGGGTGGTATATCAGGCTTCTTTGGTGGAACCGTTGACCTACTGCTTCAGAGGCTTACTGAAATGGTTTCATCCATTCCTTTCCTTCCTTTTGCGATGATTCTCTCATCTATAGTAGGAGGTAAGCTTCCTGAGAGTGCTAGAATATTTATGATAATGGTTATCCTTGGTGTGCTTTCCTGGACAAGTCTTGCAAGACTTGTAAGAGCACAGGTGCTTGCAGAGCGTGAGCAGGAATTTGTTACCGCAGCAAGGGCCATGGGTATCAAAGAGCTTACGATTGTATTTAAGCATATAATTCCTAATGTAATTTCAGTTATTATAGTTACTGCAACACTTGACTTTGCAACCTGTATGCTTACGGAGTCTTCACTTTCATTCCTTGGCTTTGGTGTTGCACTTCCAAGACCTACTTGGGGTAATATGCTTAACGGTGCTATCAATTCAGTGGTTATTAAGAGTTATTGGTGGAGATGGGTATTCCCTTCTATCTTACTCGGTGTATGTTGTATCTGTATTAACCTTGTAGGTGATGGTTTAAGAGATGCTATTGATCCTAAGTCTAATGAAAGGTAGGTAAAAAAGGTGGAAGAAAACAAGTATTTACTTGAACTACAGGACTTAAAAACCTTCTTTACTACCAAGAAGGGTATAGTTAAGGCTGTAAACGGTGTTACCTACCATGTTCAGGCAGGTAAGACCTTGGGAGTAGTAGGAGAGAGTGGAAGTGGCAAGAGTGTGTCTGCCATGAGTATCCTTAAGCTCCTTGACGGCAACGGCAAGATTGCCGGAGGTAAGATTATATTTGATGGTAAGGATTTGTCAGAGGTATCCATTAAGGATATGTCTAAGATAAGAGGA
It contains:
- a CDS encoding ABC transporter permease; amino-acid sequence: MLKYITKRLLYMVFVFFTMSVLIFALYNAIPGDPAMMQVSSQRDKLKPEQFEKVYQNMRKQMGLDDPAPVRYGKWIKSVVTLQFGDSIIYKKPVTDVITEPMKNTIFLNLLVTFFALGITIPLGIYCAVKKFSKFDTVVQVLTIIGYSLPVFIFALIIIYVFAVQLRWFPVSGMNTPNIKGGAMVLFLDRVKYMVLPTMVLTLASLGGMTRYVRAAMIDALRMDYIRTARAKGLRERVVIYSHAWRNALLPIITLIISWFIGIFSGSIITESIFALNGMGRIYLKALNGLDYNLAMGVQMFYIVVSLVGNLIIDLSYGIVDPRVRITK
- a CDS encoding ABC transporter permease subunit, with the translated sequence MSDNNKKKRASLLARLFMPRNGIEEKDVDIFKEEQMQSPGRTIIKNFVSNKLSMGGLIVFLCIFAFVLIGPLFFIQDLSYEESTQINLAPGLDMMSVPKGLQGKVSDIAIGSSFSAGVSKTGGLYVWGKTQVLPTINLSTFPKEVRGKKFVKVAAGVDHIVALTDDDQLVAWGNPRLNQTKINPDIKNDSGKIVQIAAGYQITGVLKDNGNAFLFGNTSVNDAKIRRKYQGSLAKLAFTSDALIGLTKAGEVVYLGSNDSSVSKIPEELKSGGVKDIAASGFTAAALKEDGKVVVWGNLKNGEDKVPETKSKIVSLQGGRYHYTAVLEDGSVIAWGKNNFGQANAPSIKNVTQVFSGYYQNYVLTKDGKVTTFGLKGYLLGTDELGRDLLNRIVNGGRMTMTMGAVAVIISVIIGVIVGGISGFFGGTVDLLLQRLTEMVSSIPFLPFAMILSSIVGGKLPESARIFMIMVILGVLSWTSLARLVRAQVLAEREQEFVTAARAMGIKELTIVFKHIIPNVISVIIVTATLDFATCMLTESSLSFLGFGVALPRPTWGNMLNGAINSVVIKSYWWRWVFPSILLGVCCICINLVGDGLRDAIDPKSNER